The Zootoca vivipara chromosome 16, rZooViv1.1, whole genome shotgun sequence genome has a segment encoding these proteins:
- the LOC118097764 gene encoding protein NipSnap homolog 3B isoform X1, translating to MKTYGPGKNLGGASSCARHVSEVSSPFSTGPRQDDGTFYEFRTYTVKPDKMKDFLELTSKNIHLRTAHSQMVGYWTSEFGGLNKAFHIWKYESFAQRSAVRTALAKDQEWQEKYMSRMLPLLNKQDNEIAYLVPWCELGSPPKDGVYELVTFQMKPGGPAVWGQSFKAAVGTHIKTGHTELIGVFHTEYGLLNRVHVLWWNENSDSRAAGRHSAHEDPRVVASVRESVQFLESQQNCLLVPTAFSPLK from the exons gTCTCATCGCCTTTTTCCACAGGGCCCAGGCAAGATGATGGCACATTCTACGAATTTCGTACCTATACTGTTAAGCCAGACAAGATGAAAGACTTCTTGGAACTGACCAGCAAAAACATTCACCTTCGTACAGCTCATTCCCAGATGGTTGGATACTGGACCTCAGAATTTGGGGGACTGAATAAAGCTTTCCATATTTGGAAATATG AGAGCTTTGCTCAGAGATCTGCTGTCCGGACAGCATTAGCCAAGGAccaagaatggcaagaaaaatacATGTCTCGAATGCTGCCCTTGTTAAACAAACAAGACAACGAAATTGCGTACCTGGTGCCCTGGTGTGAACTTGGCAGCCCTCCCAAGGATG GAGTCTATGAGTTGGTGACCTTTCAGATGAAACCGGGAGGACCAGCCGTGTGGGGCCAATCCTTTAAAGCAGCAGTTGGTACTCACATAAAGACAGGACACACCGAACTGATTGGTGTCTTCCACACAGAATATGGACTACTTAACAGAG TTCATGTGCTTTGGTGGAATGAAAACTCAGACAGTCGCGCGGCTGGAAGACACTCTGCGCATGAGGATCCCAGAGTAGTAGCATCAG TTCGGGAAAGTGTTCAGTTCCTGGAATCGCAGCAGAACTGTCTCCTGGTACCTACAGCATTTTCACCCCTGAAATAG
- the LOC118097764 gene encoding protein NipSnap homolog 3B isoform X2, producing MLASRALFGRVAVAARRATAEVSSPFSTGPRQDDGTFYEFRTYTVKPDKMKDFLELTSKNIHLRTAHSQMVGYWTSEFGGLNKAFHIWKYESFAQRSAVRTALAKDQEWQEKYMSRMLPLLNKQDNEIAYLVPWCELGSPPKDGVYELVTFQMKPGGPAVWGQSFKAAVGTHIKTGHTELIGVFHTEYGLLNRVHVLWWNENSDSRAAGRHSAHEDPRVVASVRESVQFLESQQNCLLVPTAFSPLK from the exons gTCTCATCGCCTTTTTCCACAGGGCCCAGGCAAGATGATGGCACATTCTACGAATTTCGTACCTATACTGTTAAGCCAGACAAGATGAAAGACTTCTTGGAACTGACCAGCAAAAACATTCACCTTCGTACAGCTCATTCCCAGATGGTTGGATACTGGACCTCAGAATTTGGGGGACTGAATAAAGCTTTCCATATTTGGAAATATG AGAGCTTTGCTCAGAGATCTGCTGTCCGGACAGCATTAGCCAAGGAccaagaatggcaagaaaaatacATGTCTCGAATGCTGCCCTTGTTAAACAAACAAGACAACGAAATTGCGTACCTGGTGCCCTGGTGTGAACTTGGCAGCCCTCCCAAGGATG GAGTCTATGAGTTGGTGACCTTTCAGATGAAACCGGGAGGACCAGCCGTGTGGGGCCAATCCTTTAAAGCAGCAGTTGGTACTCACATAAAGACAGGACACACCGAACTGATTGGTGTCTTCCACACAGAATATGGACTACTTAACAGAG TTCATGTGCTTTGGTGGAATGAAAACTCAGACAGTCGCGCGGCTGGAAGACACTCTGCGCATGAGGATCCCAGAGTAGTAGCATCAG TTCGGGAAAGTGTTCAGTTCCTGGAATCGCAGCAGAACTGTCTCCTGGTACCTACAGCATTTTCACCCCTGAAATAG